A stretch of the Neodiprion lecontei isolate iyNeoLeco1 chromosome 4, iyNeoLeco1.1, whole genome shotgun sequence genome encodes the following:
- the LOC107224032 gene encoding F-box only protein 11 isoform X1 gives MPSASFTSSRSYVRRSRRKGANRIPLPSRTTSGTRLTSNLYIEKFYHRGYVFYNRQRRRQYSRSLIAEPCELPCPASNPIPSGGGGVGGGRGSSPSVSGIAAPSPSHSHSSPYDLRRKSPPHPDPAPGTSSALPPPGGSSIAAALGTSSLPARKRPRRTCSLSTDGTNTNTAAHYLQYELPDEVLLTIFNYLMEQDLCRVSQVCKRFQAIANDTELWKSLYQQVYEYDLPLFNPAPCKFEFISPDESDYSNPWKESFRQLYRGVHVRPGFQDLKFKGRNLPYFNTVQGALDFVEEYRSSNGSTPNANSTTNVQGNCCINNSQGTEETPLHLVFLHAGTYRGEFLIIDCDVALIGAAAGNVAESVILERESESTVMFVEGAKRAYAGHLTLKFTPDVTSTVQHHKHYCLEVGENCSPTVDHCIIRSSSVVGAAVCVSGVGANPVVKNCDISDCENVGLYVTDYAQGTYEDNEISRNALAGIWVKNYANPIMRRNHIHHGRDVGIFTFDNGLGYFEANDIHNNRIAGFEVKAGANPTVVHCEIHHGQTGGIYVHENGLGQFIDNKIHSNNFAGVWITSNSNPTIRRNEIYNGHQGGVYIFGEGRGLIEHNNIYGNALAGIQIRTNSDPIVRHNKIHHGQHGGIYVHEKGQGLIEENEVYANTLAGVWITTGSTPVLRRNRIHSGKQVGVYFYDNGHGKLEDNDIFNHLYSGVQIRTGSNPVIRGNKIWGGQNGGVLVYNSGLGLLEQNEIFDNAMAGVWIKTDSNPTLKRNKIFDGRDGGICIFNGGKGILEENDIFRNAQAGVLISTQSHPVLRRNRIFDGLAAGVEITNNATATLEFNQIFNNRFGGLCLASGVQPTTRGNKIFNNQDAVEKAVGNGQCLYKISSYTSFPMHDFYRCQTCNTTDRNAICVNCIKTCHAGHDVEFIRHDRFFCDCGAGTLSNQCQLQGEPTQDTDTLYDSAAPMESHTLMVN, from the exons GGACAAGATTAACTTCAAATCtctatattgaaaaattctatcaTCGTGGATACGTGTTCTACAATCGCCAGAGACGCCGTCAATATTCAAGAAGCCTGATCG CCGAACCATGCGAGCTACCGTGTCCAGCTTCAAATCCAATTCCTTCAGGAGGCGGGGGTGTAGGAGGAGGCAGAGGATCTTCGCCTAGTGTTTCGGGGATAGCCGCCCCTTCTCCGTCTCATTCGCACTCGTCACCCTACGATCTTCGCCGTAAGAGTCCCCCGCATCCGGATCCTGCACCTGGCACGAGTTCAGCACTACCACCTCCCGGAGGAAGCAGTATCGCCGCTGCTCTTGGAACCTCATCTTTACCAGCCAGAAAGCGACCTAGGAGAACGTGCTCACTTTCAACCGATG GCACAAATACAAACACAGCTGCACACTACCTACAGTACGAGTTGCCGGATGAGGTGCTGCTGACGATATTCAACTACTTAATGGAACAAGATTTGTGCCGTGTCTCGCAAGTGTGTAAACGTTTTCAAGCGATTGCGAATGACACGGAATTGTGGAAGTCGTTGTATCAGCAAGTTTACGAGTATGATTTGCCACTGTTTAATCCGGCACCTTGTAAATTCGAATTTATCTCGCCGGACGAATCGGATTATTCGAACCCCTGGAAAGAAAGTTTTCGACAGTTGTACAGAGGAGTGCACGTCAGGCCTGGTTTTCAGGATCTTAAATTCAAGGGTAGAAATCTCCCATATTTCAACACTGTACAAGGGGCTTTAGACTTTGTTGAAGAATATAGGAGTAGCAATGGATCGACGCCAAATGCGAACTCAACTACCAATGTTCAAGGTAACTGTTGCATCAATAATTCGCAAGGCACCGAGGAAACGCCCCTGCACCTAGTATTTTTACATGCCGGGACATACCGTGGTGAATTTCTCATCATTGACTGCGACGTAGCTTTGATAGGAGCTGCCGCAGGCAACGTCGCCGAGTCTGTTATTTTAGAAAGAGAATCAGAATCGACAGTCATGTTCGTTGAAGGTGCTAAACGCGCGTACGCAGGCCACCTCACTCTCAAATTCACACCTGATGTAACCAGCACTGTACAACATCATAAACATTACTGTTTGGAAGTAGGCGAAAATTGTAGTCCAACGGTCGATCACTGCATTATTCGTAGTTCGAGCGTCG TTGGAGcagcggtctgtgtgtcgggTGTTGGGGCAAATCCTGTGGTGAAAAATTGCGACATATCTGACTGCGAAAACGTTGGCCTGTATGTAACGGACTATGCCCAAGGCACCTATGAGGACAACGAAATATCCCGAAATGCACTGGCGGGGATTTGGGTGAAAAACTACGCGAATCCGATTATGAGAAGAAATCACATCCACCACGGTAGAGATGTTGGGATATTTACGTTTGATAACGGCCTAGGATACTTTGAGGCGAATGATATTCATAATAATCGAATCGCTGGTTTTGAAGTCAAAGCGGGTGCTAATCCGACCGTTGTGCACTGCGAGATACATCATGGTCAAACGGGCGGCATATACGTTCATGAGAACGGTCTTGGACAATTCATCGACAACAAAATTCACTCGAACAATTTTGCTGGCGTTTGGATAACATCAAATTCTAATCCAACGATTCGTAGAAATGAAATATACAATGGTCATCAAGGTGGGGTTTACATATTTGGCGAAGGCCGTGGCCTTATAGAGCATAATAACATTTACGGCAATGCTCTCGCCGGGATACAAATCCGGACGAACTCAGATCCGATTGTCCGACACAACAAAATTCACCATGGACAACATGGTGGTATATATGTTCATGAAAAAGGTCAAGGTTTGATCGAGGAAAACGAAGTTTACGCCAATACGTTGGCCGGGGTTTGGATAACGACGGGATCAACTCCAGTTTTAAGAAGGAATCGAATCCACAGTGGCAAACAGGTCGGAGTTTATTTCTATGACAATGGTCATGGGAAATTGGAAGACaatgatattttcaatcatttgtATTCTGGAGTACAGATTAG GACTGGGAGCAATCCTGTCATTAGAGGGAACAAAATATGGGGTGGACAAAACGGTGGAGTCCTCGTGTACAATAGCGGTCTAGGCCTTTTAGAAcagaatgaaattttcgacaatGCCATGGCAGGTGTTTGGATTAAAACTGACAGTAATCCAACGttaaaaaggaataaaatattcgatGGAAGAGATGGCGGAATTTGTATATTCAATGGGGGAAAAG GTATACTCGAAGAGAACGACATATTCCGAAATGCGCAGGCTGGAGTTCTAATTTCAACCCAATCGCATCCAGTCCTTAGGAGAAATCGTATTTTTGATGGATTAGCCGCAGGAGTCGAGATAACGAACAACGCGACCGCCACATTGGAGTTCAATCAGATCTTCAACAACCGATTTGGAGGTCTTTGTCTCGCCAGCGGAGTTCAGCCAACAACTAGAG GTAATAAGATATTCAACAATCAAGACGCAGTGGAGAAAGCTGTCGGTAATGGCCAATGtctttacaaaatttcatcgtACACGTCGTTCCCGATGCATGACTTTTACCGTTGTCAAACGTGCAATACGACAGATCGTAATGCTATCTGtgtaaattgtataaaaaccTGTCACGCTGGCCACGACGTAGAATTCATCCGGCACGATAG atttttttgcGACTGTGGAGCTGGAACCTTGAGTAACCAGTGTCAGCTGCAGGGTGAGCCGACGCAGGACACCGATACTTTATATGATAGTGCTGCACCCATGGAGTCACACACGCTCATGGTCAACTAG
- the LOC107224032 gene encoding F-box only protein 11 isoform X2 — translation MPSASFTSSRSYVRRSRRKGANRIPLPSRTTSAEPCELPCPASNPIPSGGGGVGGGRGSSPSVSGIAAPSPSHSHSSPYDLRRKSPPHPDPAPGTSSALPPPGGSSIAAALGTSSLPARKRPRRTCSLSTDGTNTNTAAHYLQYELPDEVLLTIFNYLMEQDLCRVSQVCKRFQAIANDTELWKSLYQQVYEYDLPLFNPAPCKFEFISPDESDYSNPWKESFRQLYRGVHVRPGFQDLKFKGRNLPYFNTVQGALDFVEEYRSSNGSTPNANSTTNVQGNCCINNSQGTEETPLHLVFLHAGTYRGEFLIIDCDVALIGAAAGNVAESVILERESESTVMFVEGAKRAYAGHLTLKFTPDVTSTVQHHKHYCLEVGENCSPTVDHCIIRSSSVVGAAVCVSGVGANPVVKNCDISDCENVGLYVTDYAQGTYEDNEISRNALAGIWVKNYANPIMRRNHIHHGRDVGIFTFDNGLGYFEANDIHNNRIAGFEVKAGANPTVVHCEIHHGQTGGIYVHENGLGQFIDNKIHSNNFAGVWITSNSNPTIRRNEIYNGHQGGVYIFGEGRGLIEHNNIYGNALAGIQIRTNSDPIVRHNKIHHGQHGGIYVHEKGQGLIEENEVYANTLAGVWITTGSTPVLRRNRIHSGKQVGVYFYDNGHGKLEDNDIFNHLYSGVQIRTGSNPVIRGNKIWGGQNGGVLVYNSGLGLLEQNEIFDNAMAGVWIKTDSNPTLKRNKIFDGRDGGICIFNGGKGILEENDIFRNAQAGVLISTQSHPVLRRNRIFDGLAAGVEITNNATATLEFNQIFNNRFGGLCLASGVQPTTRGNKIFNNQDAVEKAVGNGQCLYKISSYTSFPMHDFYRCQTCNTTDRNAICVNCIKTCHAGHDVEFIRHDRFFCDCGAGTLSNQCQLQGEPTQDTDTLYDSAAPMESHTLMVN, via the exons CCGAACCATGCGAGCTACCGTGTCCAGCTTCAAATCCAATTCCTTCAGGAGGCGGGGGTGTAGGAGGAGGCAGAGGATCTTCGCCTAGTGTTTCGGGGATAGCCGCCCCTTCTCCGTCTCATTCGCACTCGTCACCCTACGATCTTCGCCGTAAGAGTCCCCCGCATCCGGATCCTGCACCTGGCACGAGTTCAGCACTACCACCTCCCGGAGGAAGCAGTATCGCCGCTGCTCTTGGAACCTCATCTTTACCAGCCAGAAAGCGACCTAGGAGAACGTGCTCACTTTCAACCGATG GCACAAATACAAACACAGCTGCACACTACCTACAGTACGAGTTGCCGGATGAGGTGCTGCTGACGATATTCAACTACTTAATGGAACAAGATTTGTGCCGTGTCTCGCAAGTGTGTAAACGTTTTCAAGCGATTGCGAATGACACGGAATTGTGGAAGTCGTTGTATCAGCAAGTTTACGAGTATGATTTGCCACTGTTTAATCCGGCACCTTGTAAATTCGAATTTATCTCGCCGGACGAATCGGATTATTCGAACCCCTGGAAAGAAAGTTTTCGACAGTTGTACAGAGGAGTGCACGTCAGGCCTGGTTTTCAGGATCTTAAATTCAAGGGTAGAAATCTCCCATATTTCAACACTGTACAAGGGGCTTTAGACTTTGTTGAAGAATATAGGAGTAGCAATGGATCGACGCCAAATGCGAACTCAACTACCAATGTTCAAGGTAACTGTTGCATCAATAATTCGCAAGGCACCGAGGAAACGCCCCTGCACCTAGTATTTTTACATGCCGGGACATACCGTGGTGAATTTCTCATCATTGACTGCGACGTAGCTTTGATAGGAGCTGCCGCAGGCAACGTCGCCGAGTCTGTTATTTTAGAAAGAGAATCAGAATCGACAGTCATGTTCGTTGAAGGTGCTAAACGCGCGTACGCAGGCCACCTCACTCTCAAATTCACACCTGATGTAACCAGCACTGTACAACATCATAAACATTACTGTTTGGAAGTAGGCGAAAATTGTAGTCCAACGGTCGATCACTGCATTATTCGTAGTTCGAGCGTCG TTGGAGcagcggtctgtgtgtcgggTGTTGGGGCAAATCCTGTGGTGAAAAATTGCGACATATCTGACTGCGAAAACGTTGGCCTGTATGTAACGGACTATGCCCAAGGCACCTATGAGGACAACGAAATATCCCGAAATGCACTGGCGGGGATTTGGGTGAAAAACTACGCGAATCCGATTATGAGAAGAAATCACATCCACCACGGTAGAGATGTTGGGATATTTACGTTTGATAACGGCCTAGGATACTTTGAGGCGAATGATATTCATAATAATCGAATCGCTGGTTTTGAAGTCAAAGCGGGTGCTAATCCGACCGTTGTGCACTGCGAGATACATCATGGTCAAACGGGCGGCATATACGTTCATGAGAACGGTCTTGGACAATTCATCGACAACAAAATTCACTCGAACAATTTTGCTGGCGTTTGGATAACATCAAATTCTAATCCAACGATTCGTAGAAATGAAATATACAATGGTCATCAAGGTGGGGTTTACATATTTGGCGAAGGCCGTGGCCTTATAGAGCATAATAACATTTACGGCAATGCTCTCGCCGGGATACAAATCCGGACGAACTCAGATCCGATTGTCCGACACAACAAAATTCACCATGGACAACATGGTGGTATATATGTTCATGAAAAAGGTCAAGGTTTGATCGAGGAAAACGAAGTTTACGCCAATACGTTGGCCGGGGTTTGGATAACGACGGGATCAACTCCAGTTTTAAGAAGGAATCGAATCCACAGTGGCAAACAGGTCGGAGTTTATTTCTATGACAATGGTCATGGGAAATTGGAAGACaatgatattttcaatcatttgtATTCTGGAGTACAGATTAG GACTGGGAGCAATCCTGTCATTAGAGGGAACAAAATATGGGGTGGACAAAACGGTGGAGTCCTCGTGTACAATAGCGGTCTAGGCCTTTTAGAAcagaatgaaattttcgacaatGCCATGGCAGGTGTTTGGATTAAAACTGACAGTAATCCAACGttaaaaaggaataaaatattcgatGGAAGAGATGGCGGAATTTGTATATTCAATGGGGGAAAAG GTATACTCGAAGAGAACGACATATTCCGAAATGCGCAGGCTGGAGTTCTAATTTCAACCCAATCGCATCCAGTCCTTAGGAGAAATCGTATTTTTGATGGATTAGCCGCAGGAGTCGAGATAACGAACAACGCGACCGCCACATTGGAGTTCAATCAGATCTTCAACAACCGATTTGGAGGTCTTTGTCTCGCCAGCGGAGTTCAGCCAACAACTAGAG GTAATAAGATATTCAACAATCAAGACGCAGTGGAGAAAGCTGTCGGTAATGGCCAATGtctttacaaaatttcatcgtACACGTCGTTCCCGATGCATGACTTTTACCGTTGTCAAACGTGCAATACGACAGATCGTAATGCTATCTGtgtaaattgtataaaaaccTGTCACGCTGGCCACGACGTAGAATTCATCCGGCACGATAG atttttttgcGACTGTGGAGCTGGAACCTTGAGTAACCAGTGTCAGCTGCAGGGTGAGCCGACGCAGGACACCGATACTTTATATGATAGTGCTGCACCCATGGAGTCACACACGCTCATGGTCAACTAG